Proteins encoded together in one Campylobacter peloridis LMG 23910 window:
- the purD gene encoding phosphoribosylamine--glycine ligase, whose product MKILILGSGAREYSIALALKKTHNDIEFYFAPGNGATAQMGTNLNMKDPKVITAYAKASEIDLCIVGSENFLAEGIVDLFKESNIAIFGPTKAAAMLEASKSFMKSFLKKYKIKTAKFLNTTDFEKAKKFILTLTPPIVIKADGLCAGKGVIIAQSHDEALEVTKSMLSGESFGEAGKIVVIEEYLDGFELSVFAVCDGDDFILLPAAQDHKRLLDNDKGPNTGGMGAYAPSSLASENLLKQVKKDIVIPTLRGMKAEGSEFVGVLFIGLMVVNNKPYVLEYNVRFGDPECEVLMPLIENPLDLFLACVNKNLANTQIKIKDEYAVGVVCASKNYPYKDTPRALISIDEIPENSHISYAGVTLEDGRLYASGGRVLVCVGTGKSINEAQKNAYKLCEKVNFKGKQYRKDIAFQVIK is encoded by the coding sequence ATGAAAATTTTAATCTTAGGAAGCGGAGCTAGAGAATATTCTATTGCCTTAGCTTTAAAAAAAACACATAATGATATAGAGTTTTATTTTGCACCTGGTAATGGTGCTACTGCACAAATGGGAACAAATTTGAATATGAAAGATCCAAAAGTGATTACTGCCTATGCTAAAGCTTCTGAGATAGACCTTTGTATAGTTGGAAGTGAAAATTTTTTAGCTGAAGGTATAGTAGATCTTTTTAAAGAAAGCAACATTGCTATTTTTGGGCCAACAAAGGCTGCTGCAATGCTTGAGGCATCAAAATCTTTTATGAAAAGTTTTTTGAAAAAATACAAAATTAAAACGGCTAAATTTTTAAATACTACTGATTTTGAAAAAGCAAAAAAATTTATTCTTACTTTAACTCCTCCTATTGTAATAAAAGCAGATGGGTTATGTGCTGGTAAAGGTGTTATTATAGCGCAAAGCCATGATGAGGCTTTAGAAGTGACAAAAAGTATGTTAAGTGGAGAAAGTTTTGGAGAGGCTGGAAAAATAGTTGTTATTGAAGAATATCTTGATGGATTTGAATTAAGTGTGTTTGCTGTTTGTGATGGTGATGATTTTATTTTACTTCCTGCTGCCCAAGATCATAAAAGATTATTAGATAATGATAAAGGACCAAATACTGGAGGAATGGGTGCTTATGCACCAAGTTCTTTAGCAAGTGAAAATTTACTCAAACAAGTTAAAAAAGATATAGTTATACCAACATTAAGAGGTATGAAAGCAGAAGGTAGTGAATTTGTTGGTGTTTTGTTTATAGGATTAATGGTGGTTAATAACAAACCTTATGTTTTAGAATATAATGTGCGTTTTGGAGATCCAGAATGTGAAGTTTTGATGCCACTTATAGAAAATCCTTTAGATTTGTTTTTAGCTTGTGTTAATAAAAATCTTGCTAATACTCAAATTAAAATTAAAGATGAATATGCAGTAGGTGTTGTTTGTGCTAGCAAAAATTATCCTTACAAAGATACCCCAAGAGCTTTAATTAGCATAGATGAAATTCCTGAAAATTCTCACATTTCTTATGCTGGAGTGACATTAGAAGATGGGAGATTATATGCAAGTGGCGGAAGAGTACTAGTTTGCGTTGGAACAGGAAAAAGTATTAATGAGGCACAAAAAAATGCATATAAACTTTGTGAAAAGGTAAATTTTAAAGGCAAACAATATAGAAAAGATATAGCTTTTCAGGTTATTAAATGA
- a CDS encoding RDD family protein, translating into MSNQDLFDKLEKEEIKIASFKKRFLAYLIDSFVILGIVSIILFDKFSMVQTYEEMHSVLIRFAGGILILQFCYHTLFTYLYGATLGKMFLKITIIDQNVLDKPNLTQSAIRAGFRQISDMFYGLGFAWALSNVVLKTWHDYAAKTVVIDLA; encoded by the coding sequence ATGAGCAATCAAGATTTATTTGATAAATTAGAAAAAGAAGAAATTAAAATAGCTAGTTTTAAAAAAAGATTTTTAGCATATTTGATTGATAGTTTTGTGATACTAGGCATTGTTAGTATTATTTTGTTTGATAAATTTTCTATGGTGCAAACATACGAAGAAATGCATAGTGTATTAATCCGTTTTGCAGGTGGAATTTTGATTTTACAATTTTGCTATCATACTTTATTTACTTATCTTTATGGTGCAACTTTAGGAAAAATGTTTTTGAAAATTACAATTATCGATCAAAATGTTTTAGATAAACCTAATTTAACACAAAGTGCTATTAGAGCAGGATTTAGGCAAATTAGTGATATGTTTTATGGTTTAGGTTTTGCTTGGGCATTGAGCAATGTGGTTTTAAAAACTTGGCATGATTATGCTGCAAAAACGGTGGTAATAGATCTTGCGTAA
- a CDS encoding LPS-assembly protein LptD, translated as MLRKILLSLVCVSSIYASKVDIYALDVVKKQDIIEAKNNVVVVSDFYLITASEAKYNETTKDLELFGDVNILRGQKERTHSTYTKINLKDNSTAFKNLFFSNNDLEVWLQCHKAKFDNKFFITENSVVSSCNVEKPDWEIRFDEGKLNRESNFLHLYNAKLYVKNTPIMYLPYFGFSVDTRRKSGLLVPELVLKQSEGLYYNQPVYYVIDDNADLQVEPQIRTKRGYGIYTTLRFIDSLHSQGEISGGIFGEKSSYKREENLKNKEHYGLEIKYANEDLFKSLLKDDYQEGLWIDATYLNDVDYMNLSSKINTQASLVTSKINYFLSDEDNYYGVYAKYYIDTSKISNKDTMQEYPSLQYHRYLNGFFDNYIQYSIDSSFHRYYRQVGIYAKTLNFDIPLIYHASFLDDFLNFTFTERIYANFVDYSNTDLKNQEHLFRNSHNFSLYSDLSKSYKNFYHTLYMGLNYYLPGAKSGSITEDFIGIKNDPEQFNFAISQYFYNALGKKKLFHSLVAKYYTDEKDFGGFDNIIEYFYSDNISFRNESRYLGVEEKFDRVFSEALFDYYDWKISLNHAYRIYENEKYNFLGTKAQYDINVNYKIFGGLWFDLNKNPEKWELGYTYQRKCWNYSLMYRKDISPKLTSGGISAKDQSGLYFMFNFYPIGGVAYDFSLEESEKSI; from the coding sequence ATCTTGCGTAAAATATTATTATCTTTAGTTTGTGTTAGCAGTATATATGCTTCAAAAGTTGATATTTATGCGTTAGATGTTGTAAAAAAACAAGATATAATTGAAGCAAAAAATAATGTAGTAGTTGTTTCTGATTTTTATTTGATAACAGCTAGTGAAGCAAAATATAATGAGACTACTAAAGATTTGGAGCTTTTTGGTGATGTTAATATACTAAGAGGTCAAAAAGAACGCACTCATTCAACTTATACAAAAATCAATCTTAAAGATAATTCAACCGCCTTTAAAAATCTCTTTTTTTCTAATAACGACTTAGAAGTTTGGCTTCAATGTCATAAAGCTAAATTTGATAATAAATTTTTTATAACAGAAAATTCTGTTGTTTCAAGTTGTAATGTTGAAAAGCCTGATTGGGAAATTAGATTTGATGAAGGAAAATTAAACAGAGAGAGTAACTTTTTACATCTTTATAATGCAAAATTGTATGTTAAAAATACCCCGATAATGTATTTGCCTTATTTTGGTTTTAGCGTGGATACTAGAAGAAAAAGTGGTTTATTGGTGCCTGAACTTGTTCTAAAACAAAGTGAAGGTTTGTATTATAATCAGCCAGTTTATTATGTTATTGATGATAATGCAGATTTACAAGTTGAACCTCAAATTAGAACAAAAAGAGGTTATGGAATATACACAACTTTAAGATTTATAGATTCTTTGCATTCACAAGGTGAGATTAGTGGTGGAATTTTTGGTGAAAAATCAAGTTATAAAAGAGAAGAAAATTTAAAAAATAAAGAACACTATGGACTTGAGATTAAGTATGCTAATGAAGATCTTTTTAAAAGCTTGTTAAAAGATGACTACCAAGAGGGATTGTGGATTGATGCTACTTACTTAAATGATGTAGATTATATGAATTTAAGTTCTAAAATAAATACACAAGCTTCACTTGTTACTTCTAAGATTAATTATTTTTTATCCGATGAGGATAATTATTATGGAGTTTATGCAAAATATTATATTGATACATCTAAAATTAGCAACAAAGACACCATGCAAGAATATCCATCTTTGCAATATCATAGATACTTAAATGGTTTTTTTGATAATTATATACAATATAGCATTGATTCATCGTTTCACAGATATTATAGGCAAGTTGGTATTTATGCCAAAACATTAAATTTTGATATTCCTTTAATTTACCATGCAAGTTTTTTAGATGATTTTTTAAATTTTACTTTTACAGAAAGAATATATGCTAATTTTGTGGACTATTCCAATACAGATTTAAAAAACCAAGAGCACTTATTTAGAAATTCACATAATTTTTCATTATATAGTGACCTTTCAAAATCTTATAAAAATTTTTATCATACTTTGTATATGGGTTTAAATTATTATCTTCCAGGTGCTAAGTCAGGATCAATAACTGAAGATTTTATAGGTATAAAAAACGATCCTGAACAATTTAATTTTGCAATTTCTCAATACTTTTATAATGCATTAGGTAAAAAAAAGCTCTTTCATAGTTTAGTAGCAAAATACTATACAGATGAAAAAGATTTTGGTGGTTTTGACAATATAATAGAATATTTTTATAGTGATAATATTAGTTTTAGAAATGAAAGTAGATATTTAGGAGTAGAGGAAAAATTTGATAGGGTTTTTAGTGAAGCTTTGTTTGATTACTATGATTGGAAAATTAGTTTAAACCATGCATATAGAATTTATGAAAATGAAAAATATAATTTTTTAGGAACTAAGGCTCAATATGATATCAATGTAAATTATAAAATTTTTGGTGGATTATGGTTTGATTTGAATAAAAACCCCGAAAAATGGGAATTAGGTTATACTTATCAGAGAAAATGCTGGAATTATTCTTTGATGTATCGTAAAGATATCTCTCCAAAACTTACAAGTGGTGGTATAAGTGCTAAAGATCAAAGCGGGCTTTATTTTATGTTTAATTTTTATCCTATAGGTGGAGTTGCATATGATTTTTCTTTAGAAGAAAGCGAGAAATCAATATGA
- a CDS encoding phosphoribosyltransferase produces the protein MIYFEDEKEAVERLYEQLPSDKLKDYIIITPSLKSIIFVDMLAYKLEIPYNFLFTEQIKAPNNNECQIAMISETKDIVYNEALVNAFDISLDYIYGEANRTYEEKILKNLYRYRKGNLLKDLKGKNILILHEGCESGITASCCIKSLLKEEVNSIVYATALMPSDVNDYIASFVDNVYCAQKIDHFVNIEFYFKNKTILQTHEILDILEESKYYLPLQK, from the coding sequence ATGATATATTTTGAAGATGAAAAAGAAGCTGTAGAAAGGTTATACGAACAATTACCAAGTGATAAACTAAAAGATTATATTATTATCACCCCCTCTTTAAAATCAATTATTTTTGTTGATATGCTTGCTTATAAATTAGAAATTCCTTATAATTTTTTATTTACAGAGCAAATTAAAGCCCCTAATAATAACGAATGTCAAATTGCTATGATTAGCGAAACTAAAGATATAGTGTATAATGAAGCTTTGGTTAATGCTTTTGATATAAGTTTAGATTATATATATGGAGAGGCTAATAGAACTTATGAAGAAAAAATTTTGAAAAATTTATATCGTTATAGAAAAGGCAATCTTTTAAAAGATTTAAAAGGCAAAAATATTTTAATATTACATGAAGGTTGTGAAAGTGGAATTACTGCTTCATGTTGTATAAAAAGTTTATTAAAAGAGGAGGTTAATAGCATTGTTTATGCAACAGCATTAATGCCAAGTGATGTTAATGATTATATCGCAAGTTTTGTTGATAATGTATATTGTGCACAAAAAATAGATCATTTTGTAAATATAGAATTTTATTTTAAAAACAAGACTATTTTACAAACACATGAAATTTTGGATATTTTAGAAGAAAGTAAATATTATCTTCCTTTGCAAAAATAA
- a CDS encoding polyribonucleotide nucleotidyltransferase: MRHEININNHLEIFDTDKVAKQAAGAVLMQEKNAVVLATVAREEKMVEEDFLPLTVQYIEKAYAAGKIPGGYVKRETKPGDNETLSARIIDRSLRPLFPKGYAYPTQIVVMVLSADPEVDLQVMSLNAASIALYLSDIPIKAPVCGVRIGRINNEFVLNPSNSELKNSSLDLYVAGVKDELLMIEMRALSNKQNHIHFMNELSEDDTLKALEFAGNAILRGSNEYEKVFAAYRKTSNLEFKIELDNEEIINHVKNSYLTKLKIAINQMAKSERASELSKIAKEIEIEPIAIEKEWKLEDIEKALHICKRELVRAQIINEAKRADGRGLKDVRKIDIETNILPNAHGSCLFTRGQTQALVVATLGGDNDAQMSDLLTEKNPVCEKFMVNYNFPGFSVGEASPIKAPGRRELGHGNLAKRALHPSVDSDCAYIIRLVSEILESNGSSSMATVCGGSLALKAAGIKSEKLIAGVAMGLVFEDEKYAILTDIMGLEDHDGDMDFKVAGSYDGITALQMDIKLGGIEQQVLKEALYQAKEAREYILNLMEQASKNIIINEAILPKIEIFNVDPNKIPDIIGQGGKTIKEIIEKFEVNIDLDREKGEVKISGINSELIHQSKEYILNLLHSKSSNKKRDKKEMPKFELGEEFIGKVQKVVDFGVFIELKDGIDGLLHNSKIKEKLEVGHEVKVKVLEIKNGKVSLDLV; the protein is encoded by the coding sequence ATGCGACATGAAATAAATATCAATAACCATTTAGAAATTTTTGATACTGACAAGGTAGCAAAACAAGCAGCTGGTGCAGTATTGATGCAAGAAAAAAATGCAGTAGTGTTAGCTACTGTAGCTAGAGAAGAAAAAATGGTAGAAGAGGATTTTCTACCACTTACTGTGCAGTATATAGAAAAAGCTTATGCAGCAGGTAAAATACCTGGAGGTTATGTTAAAAGAGAGACAAAGCCAGGCGATAATGAAACTTTAAGTGCTAGGATTATTGATAGAAGTTTAAGACCATTATTTCCAAAAGGCTATGCATATCCAACTCAAATTGTAGTGATGGTTCTTTCGGCTGATCCTGAGGTTGATTTGCAAGTAATGAGTTTAAATGCAGCTAGCATTGCATTGTATTTAAGTGATATTCCTATTAAAGCTCCAGTTTGTGGAGTGAGAATAGGACGCATTAATAATGAATTTGTTTTAAATCCAAGCAATAGTGAGTTAAAGAATAGTTCGCTAGATCTTTATGTGGCTGGAGTTAAAGATGAACTTTTGATGATAGAAATGAGAGCATTGTCTAATAAACAAAACCATATTCATTTTATGAACGAATTAAGTGAAGATGACACGCTTAAAGCTTTAGAATTTGCAGGCAATGCTATTTTAAGAGGTTCTAATGAATATGAAAAGGTTTTTGCAGCTTATAGAAAAACTTCAAATCTTGAATTTAAAATAGAACTTGATAATGAAGAAATTATCAATCATGTAAAAAATTCTTATTTAACTAAATTAAAAATTGCTATTAATCAAATGGCTAAAAGTGAAAGAGCTAGCGAGCTTTCTAAAATTGCTAAAGAAATTGAGATAGAACCTATAGCAATTGAAAAAGAATGGAAATTAGAAGATATTGAAAAAGCATTGCATATATGTAAAAGAGAATTAGTTAGAGCACAGATAATTAATGAGGCAAAAAGAGCAGATGGTAGAGGTTTGAAAGATGTTAGAAAAATAGACATAGAAACAAATATTTTACCGAATGCACATGGTTCTTGTTTATTTACTAGAGGTCAAACACAAGCTTTAGTTGTTGCAACTTTGGGCGGAGATAATGATGCGCAAATGTCAGATTTATTAACAGAAAAAAATCCAGTGTGTGAAAAATTTATGGTTAATTATAACTTTCCAGGATTTTCTGTGGGAGAGGCTAGTCCTATTAAAGCACCGGGAAGAAGAGAGTTAGGTCATGGAAATTTAGCAAAACGAGCTTTACATCCTAGTGTTGATAGTGATTGTGCTTATATTATTCGTTTGGTTTCTGAAATTTTAGAAAGCAATGGTTCTAGTTCTATGGCTACGGTGTGTGGAGGATCTTTGGCTTTAAAAGCTGCTGGTATAAAGAGTGAAAAATTAATCGCAGGTGTGGCTATGGGACTTGTTTTTGAAGATGAGAAATATGCTATTTTGACAGATATTATGGGGCTTGAAGATCATGATGGGGATATGGATTTTAAAGTTGCAGGTAGTTATGATGGTATCACTGCTTTACAAATGGATATAAAACTTGGTGGTATTGAACAGCAAGTTTTAAAAGAAGCATTATATCAAGCAAAAGAAGCAAGGGAATATATTTTAAATTTAATGGAACAAGCAAGCAAAAATATTATTATTAATGAAGCTATATTGCCTAAAATTGAAATTTTTAATGTTGATCCAAATAAAATACCTGATATTATAGGTCAAGGTGGTAAAACCATAAAAGAAATTATAGAAAAATTTGAGGTAAACATAGATTTAGATAGAGAAAAAGGTGAGGTTAAAATTTCTGGGATTAATAGTGAGTTAATCCATCAAAGTAAAGAATATATATTAAATTTGCTTCACTCAAAGAGTTCTAATAAAAAACGCGATAAAAAAGAAATGCCAAAATTTGAGTTAGGAGAAGAATTTATTGGTAAAGTTCAAAAAGTAGTTGATTTTGGTGTATTTATAGAATTAAAAGATGGTATTGATGGATTGTTGCATAATTCCAAGATTAAAGAAAAATTAGAAGTGGGTCATGAGGTTAAAGTTAAAGTGTTAGAAATAAAAAATGGAAAAGTTTCTTTGGATTTGGTTTAA
- a CDS encoding conjugal transfer protein TraN, whose product MFNEQGRPQIGRGWGSPKSPDCRGFVPEEFQKLDFSEIDLSEFIADIVGSIDVDKIQADSIKIQEKIESNLENLTRKPTN is encoded by the coding sequence ATATTTAATGAGCAAGGACGCCCACAAATTGGAAGAGGTTGGGGTTCTCCAAAAAGTCCTGATTGTAGAGGATTTGTTCCAGAAGAATTTCAAAAGTTAGATTTTAGTGAAATAGATTTAAGTGAATTTATTGCTGATATTGTTGGAAGTATTGATGTAGATAAAATACAAGCTGATTCTATAAAAATACAAGAAAAGATTGAAAGCAATCTTGAGAATTTAACAAGAAAACCTACTAATTAA
- a CDS encoding diadenosine tetraphosphate hydrolase, giving the protein MNPKELISQIKDYADIADASYAMLDLIDENDEKGFNSMLNIKTKFYLYQGI; this is encoded by the coding sequence ATGAACCCTAAAGAACTTATTTCTCAAATCAAAGACTATGCTGATATAGCAGATGCTAGTTATGCTATGCTTGATTTAATCGATGAGAATGATGAAAAAGGTTTTAATAGTATGTTAAATATAAAAACTAAATTTTACTTATACCAAGGTATTTGA
- a CDS encoding tRNA 2-selenouridine synthase, producing MGSIKNHRKKFPQVLSNGCKYYRNDYNYKIGESNFNFKDKPEFAYYEDQFKAYMGEENYKKLRPYLGMTTYYVCEGKKYPVVFATMIDYKVKSYGLFGDEGRGFSFSSISRKSAGGGSFHYFTNGKFVKSDEKYTGQSY from the coding sequence TTGGGATCAATTAAAAATCATAGAAAAAAATTCCCTCAAGTCCTTTCTAATGGTTGTAAATATTATCGTAATGATTATAATTATAAAATAGGAGAATCAAACTTCAACTTCAAAGATAAACCCGAATTTGCATACTATGAAGATCAATTTAAAGCATATATGGGTGAAGAAAACTATAAAAAATTAAGACCTTATTTAGGTATGACAACTTATTATGTGTGTGAGGGTAAAAAATATCCTGTTGTTTTTGCTACTATGATAGATTATAAAGTAAAAAGCTATGGATTGTTTGGAGATGAAGGAAGAGGATTTAGCTTTTCTAGTATTAGTCGTAAAAGTGCAGGAGGAGGATCTTTTCATTATTTTACTAATGGTAAATTTGTAAAAAGTGATGAAAAATATACAGGACAAAGTTACTGA